A window of Rubricoccus marinus contains these coding sequences:
- the miaB gene encoding tRNA (N6-isopentenyl adenosine(37)-C2)-methylthiotransferase MiaB — protein MQILPDLDILAPVSSAPDARGIDQPHTVAAAPAASGEKRVLIETYGCQMNVADSELVASILGARGYGLTEDEADADVVLINTCAIREKAEDRVRGRLARFRAQKKDRLASGEGDLTIGVLGCMAERLRTKLLDQEKLVDLVVGPDAYRDLPRLLEETGETGQAAVNVQLSREETYADLTPVRYDTNGVSAFVSIMRGCDNMCAFCVVPFTRGRERSRPVTSILAECAQLVDAGYKEITVLGQNVNSYHDEASGASVSFAELLYRISRLSPELRVRYSTSHPKDCSDELLHVHREVANVCDFIHLPVQHGNTDVLRRMRRTYTREHYLDLIDRARAIVPGVTFSTDIIAGFCGETPEEHADTLSLMERVQYDHAFMFFYSERPDTFAARKYEDDVPEEVKKARLSQIIALQNSISAVKNDAMIGRREVVLVEGTSKRSDDQLKGRTDGNHMVVFDRARGLQKGDYAEVLITGSTSATLFGDVTRATTLEAANAASGEVVAI, from the coding sequence ATGCAGATCCTGCCCGACCTCGACATCCTCGCCCCCGTCTCCTCTGCACCCGACGCCAGAGGCATCGACCAGCCGCACACCGTGGCGGCAGCGCCCGCAGCCTCTGGCGAGAAGCGCGTCCTCATCGAGACGTACGGGTGCCAGATGAACGTGGCGGATTCCGAGCTCGTGGCGTCCATCCTCGGCGCCAGAGGCTACGGGCTGACCGAGGACGAGGCTGACGCGGACGTTGTCTTGATCAACACGTGCGCCATCCGCGAAAAGGCCGAGGACCGCGTGCGGGGGCGCTTGGCGCGTTTCCGCGCGCAGAAAAAGGACCGGCTAGCCTCTGGCGAGGGCGATCTCACCATCGGCGTGCTGGGCTGCATGGCGGAGCGGCTCAGGACCAAGCTGCTCGATCAGGAAAAGCTGGTGGACCTGGTCGTGGGCCCGGATGCCTACCGCGATCTGCCGCGGCTCTTGGAGGAAACCGGCGAGACCGGGCAGGCCGCCGTCAACGTGCAGCTCTCGCGCGAGGAGACCTACGCCGACCTCACGCCGGTCCGCTACGACACGAATGGCGTGAGCGCATTTGTGAGCATCATGCGCGGCTGCGACAACATGTGCGCCTTCTGCGTGGTGCCGTTTACACGCGGACGCGAGCGGAGCCGCCCGGTCACGAGCATCCTCGCTGAGTGCGCGCAGCTCGTGGACGCGGGGTACAAGGAGATCACGGTCCTGGGCCAGAACGTCAACTCGTACCACGACGAGGCCTCTGGCGCGAGCGTGTCGTTCGCGGAGTTGCTCTACCGGATCTCGCGGCTCTCGCCCGAGTTGCGCGTGCGCTACTCCACGAGCCACCCCAAGGACTGCTCGGACGAGTTGCTACACGTCCACCGCGAAGTCGCCAACGTCTGCGACTTTATCCACCTCCCGGTCCAGCACGGCAACACCGACGTACTGCGGCGGATGCGCCGGACGTACACGCGCGAGCACTACCTCGACCTCATCGACCGCGCCCGCGCCATCGTGCCCGGCGTCACGTTCTCGACCGACATCATCGCGGGCTTCTGCGGCGAGACGCCAGAGGAGCACGCCGACACGCTCAGCCTTATGGAGCGCGTGCAGTACGACCACGCGTTCATGTTTTTCTACTCCGAGCGGCCCGACACCTTCGCGGCGCGGAAGTACGAGGACGACGTGCCGGAGGAGGTTAAAAAGGCCCGCCTGAGCCAGATCATCGCGCTGCAGAACAGCATCTCGGCGGTCAAGAACGACGCGATGATCGGCCGCCGCGAGGTGGTCCTCGTGGAGGGCACGAGCAAGCGCAGCGACGACCAACTCAAGGGACGCACGGACGGCAACCACATGGTCGTCTTCGACCGCGCCAGAGGCTTGCAGAAGGGCGACTACGCCGAGGTCCTCATCACCGGCTCCACGAGCGCGACGCTCTTCGGTGACGTGACGCGCGCGACAACGCTGGAAGCTGCGAACGCGGCCTCTGGCGAGGTTGTCGCCATCTAA
- a CDS encoding N(4)-(beta-N-acetylglucosaminyl)-L-asparaginase, whose translation MSLSSRREFLRRSAAVGALSALPASSALARSVAPPEAPRVPLAQAVIATWDNRAAAEAAWNRLTAGEGALDAAEQGVWIPEADPSDTSVGLGGRPDRDGKVTLDACVMDHQHRCGAVAALQDILHPVSVARRVMEATPHVMLVGDGAREFALQQGFEPTDLLTDASRRAWEAWRETPEAQVRPPINVERRRPVSADDHDTIGLLALDRRARLAGACTTSGWGYKLPGRVGDSPIIGAGLYVDGSVGAATATGHGEEMIRIAAAHSVVEAMRFGLSPEAACQSAVERLARVTPSDTREIQAGFLALTPDGASGAWALQPGFVYVVTLPEGAPEPAGGIRARTPVVGGVTYTIEAPALLG comes from the coding sequence ATGTCTCTGTCTAGCCGCCGCGAGTTTCTGCGCCGCAGCGCCGCCGTTGGCGCGCTCTCCGCCCTGCCGGCCTCTAGCGCCCTCGCGCGTTCCGTCGCTCCGCCAGAGGCTCCGCGCGTGCCTCTGGCGCAGGCCGTTATCGCCACGTGGGACAACCGCGCGGCCGCTGAGGCCGCCTGGAACCGCCTGACCGCTGGCGAAGGGGCGCTCGACGCCGCTGAGCAAGGCGTCTGGATCCCCGAGGCAGACCCCAGCGACACGAGCGTCGGCCTGGGCGGACGGCCGGACCGCGACGGCAAGGTGACGCTGGACGCGTGCGTGATGGACCACCAACACCGCTGCGGTGCCGTCGCGGCGCTGCAAGACATCCTGCACCCTGTTTCGGTCGCGCGGCGCGTGATGGAGGCGACGCCGCACGTCATGCTCGTCGGTGACGGCGCCCGCGAGTTCGCACTCCAGCAGGGTTTTGAACCGACCGATCTGCTCACTGACGCCTCGCGACGGGCGTGGGAGGCGTGGCGCGAGACGCCAGAGGCGCAGGTCCGCCCGCCCATCAACGTGGAGCGCCGGCGGCCGGTCTCGGCAGACGACCACGACACCATCGGACTCCTAGCGCTGGACCGCCGCGCGCGCCTCGCGGGCGCCTGCACCACGAGCGGCTGGGGCTACAAACTGCCGGGCCGCGTGGGCGACTCGCCCATCATCGGCGCCGGGCTGTACGTGGACGGCAGCGTGGGCGCTGCCACGGCCACAGGCCACGGGGAGGAGATGATCCGCATCGCGGCGGCGCACTCGGTCGTGGAGGCCATGCGCTTCGGGCTCTCGCCAGAGGCCGCCTGCCAGTCGGCGGTGGAGCGGCTGGCCCGCGTCACGCCATCCGACACGCGCGAGATCCAGGCGGGCTTTCTCGCGCTCACGCCCGACGGAGCCTCTGGCGCTTGGGCGCTCCAGCCCGGCTTCGTCTACGTCGTCACGCTTCCCGAGGGCGCTCCTGAGCCTGCCGGCGGGATCCGTGCCCGCACGCCCGTCGTGGGCGGCGTCACCTACACCATCGAAGCGCCCGCTCTGCTCGGCTAG